One genomic region from Streptomyces sp. Li-HN-5-11 encodes:
- a CDS encoding SDR family oxidoreductase, producing the protein MTDVEGPAYVPGHGLLSGRTAVVTAAAGAGIGGATARRFLEEGARVLISDAHVRRLKEHEAELAGEFGAEAVAAVPCDVTDEAQVRALFEAAVREHGRLDVVVNNAGLGGTSHLVDMTDEQWSRVLDVTLNGTFRCTRAALRAMKETRSGVIVNNASVVGWRAQTGQAHYAAAKAGVMALTRCAAIEAAEYGVRVNAVAPSLAMHPHLVKVTTPELLEQLTAREAFGRYAEPWEVANVIVFLASGYSSYLTGEVVSVSSQHA; encoded by the coding sequence ATGACAGACGTCGAGGGTCCCGCCTACGTCCCCGGACACGGACTGCTCAGCGGGCGCACGGCCGTCGTCACCGCGGCGGCGGGCGCGGGAATCGGCGGCGCGACGGCACGCCGGTTCCTGGAGGAGGGCGCGCGCGTGCTGATCAGCGACGCGCACGTGCGCCGGCTGAAGGAGCACGAGGCGGAGCTGGCCGGGGAGTTCGGTGCGGAGGCGGTGGCCGCGGTGCCGTGCGACGTGACGGACGAGGCTCAGGTGCGGGCGCTGTTCGAGGCGGCGGTGCGGGAGCACGGACGGCTGGACGTCGTCGTCAACAACGCCGGTCTGGGCGGGACCTCGCACCTCGTCGACATGACCGACGAACAGTGGTCCCGCGTGCTGGACGTGACGCTGAACGGCACCTTCCGGTGCACCCGGGCGGCCCTGCGCGCCATGAAGGAGACCAGGAGCGGCGTGATCGTCAACAACGCCTCCGTCGTCGGCTGGCGCGCCCAGACCGGGCAGGCGCACTACGCCGCCGCGAAGGCCGGGGTGATGGCGCTGACCCGGTGCGCGGCGATCGAGGCCGCCGAGTACGGGGTCCGGGTCAACGCGGTCGCGCCCAGCCTCGCCATGCATCCGCACCTGGTGAAGGTGACGACGCCCGAGTTGCTTGAGCAACTGACGGCGCGCGAGGCCTTCGGGCGCTACGCCGAGCCTTGGGAGGTCGCCAACGTGATCGTCTTCCTGGCGTCCGGCTACTCCTCGTACCTGACGGGAGAGGTCGTCTCCGTGAGCAGCCAGCATGCCTAG
- a CDS encoding acyl-CoA dehydrogenase family protein, which produces MDLTHSPADEAFRAEARAWLAAHVPPRPLPSLETGEGFAAHRDWEAELAADRWSVVCWPEEYGGRDAGLLRWLVFEEEYWAAGAPGRVGQNGVSLLAPTLFDHGTAEQRARVLPPMATGEVIWAQAWSEPEAGSDLASLRSRAVRTDGGWLLTGQKTWSSRAAFADRAFGLFRSDPDAPKPHQGLTYLMFDLRAPGVTVRPIGRLDGKPAFAELFLDEVFVPDEDVVGEPGQGWRVAMSTAGNERGLTLRSPGRFLAAARRLHDLWRGRGGPDHARDRVADALAGARAYQLFAYAQASRLLEGETTGPESSLNKVFWSELDLALHETALDLLGPQGEWAEEPWTEGYVFALAGPIYAGANEVQRDIIAERLLGLPKGRR; this is translated from the coding sequence GTGGACCTCACCCACTCCCCCGCCGACGAGGCATTCCGCGCCGAGGCCCGTGCCTGGCTGGCGGCCCATGTGCCGCCCCGGCCACTGCCTTCCCTGGAGACCGGGGAGGGCTTCGCCGCCCACCGGGACTGGGAGGCCGAACTGGCCGCGGACCGCTGGTCGGTGGTGTGCTGGCCCGAGGAGTACGGCGGGCGGGACGCGGGGCTGCTGCGGTGGCTGGTCTTCGAGGAGGAGTACTGGGCGGCGGGCGCCCCGGGGCGGGTGGGCCAGAACGGCGTCAGCCTGCTCGCGCCCACCCTGTTCGACCACGGCACGGCGGAGCAGCGAGCCCGTGTCCTGCCCCCGATGGCGACCGGTGAGGTGATCTGGGCGCAGGCCTGGTCCGAGCCGGAGGCCGGTTCCGACCTGGCCTCGCTCAGGTCCAGGGCCGTACGGACGGACGGCGGATGGCTGCTGACGGGCCAGAAGACCTGGTCCTCGCGCGCGGCCTTCGCCGACCGCGCGTTCGGCCTGTTCCGTTCCGACCCGGACGCACCCAAGCCGCACCAGGGGCTCACCTACCTGATGTTCGACCTCAGGGCCCCGGGCGTCACCGTCCGCCCGATCGGCCGTCTCGACGGCAAGCCCGCGTTCGCCGAGCTCTTCCTGGACGAGGTGTTCGTGCCGGACGAGGACGTCGTCGGCGAGCCCGGTCAGGGCTGGCGTGTGGCGATGTCCACCGCCGGCAACGAACGCGGGCTCACCCTCCGCTCCCCGGGCCGCTTCCTCGCCGCCGCCCGCCGGCTGCACGACCTCTGGCGGGGGCGGGGCGGCCCGGACCATGCGCGGGACCGGGTGGCCGACGCCCTGGCCGGCGCCCGCGCCTACCAGCTCTTCGCCTACGCCCAGGCCTCGCGTCTCCTCGAGGGCGAGACCACCGGCCCGGAGTCCAGCCTGAACAAGGTCTTCTGGTCGGAACTCGACCTGGCGCTGCACGAGACGGCGCTCGACCTCCTCGGCCCCCAGGGCGAGTGGGCGGAGGAGCCGTGGACGGAAGGGTACGTCTTCGCCCTCGCCGGGCCCATCTACGCCGGCGCCAACGAGGTCCAGCGCGACATCATCGCCGAGCGCCTGCTCGGCCTGCCGAAGGGACGCCGTTGA
- a CDS encoding acyl-CoA dehydrogenase family protein: MRFLLDAEQRVFARSLDALLTAADTPSVVRSWSAGDHAAGRALWSRLAEAGVFALAVPEAYEGVGPLPVEVAVAFVELGRHAVPGPVVETVFAAALLSAAPVAAERLLPQLASGKAVATVAAPYALDGDAADVVLALRDDGIWRAPGARDVRGSLDPARRIATPLPGGELLSRVVPPGAALWARLATAAQALGVGLTLLDRTVAHVKQRIQFGVPTGSFQAVKHRLADAKIALEFARPLLFGAALTMAPADVAAAKTAACEAAYTTARAALQLHGAIGYTAEYDLSLWLTKARALRTAWGAPHECRATVVDAGAPCP; this comes from the coding sequence ATGCGCTTCCTCCTCGACGCCGAACAGCGTGTGTTCGCCCGCTCGCTGGACGCCCTGCTGACCGCCGCCGACACCCCTTCGGTCGTACGGTCCTGGAGTGCCGGCGACCACGCGGCCGGGCGGGCTCTGTGGTCGCGGCTCGCCGAGGCGGGCGTCTTCGCCCTGGCCGTCCCGGAGGCGTACGAGGGGGTGGGGCCCCTGCCGGTGGAAGTGGCCGTGGCCTTCGTCGAACTGGGTCGCCACGCGGTGCCCGGCCCGGTGGTGGAGACGGTGTTCGCCGCGGCCCTGCTCTCCGCCGCGCCCGTGGCGGCCGAGCGGCTGCTGCCGCAGCTGGCGTCCGGCAAGGCGGTGGCCACGGTCGCTGCGCCGTACGCGCTGGACGGCGACGCGGCGGACGTCGTCCTCGCCCTCAGGGACGACGGGATATGGCGGGCGCCGGGCGCGCGGGACGTGCGCGGCTCGCTGGATCCCGCCCGCCGGATCGCCACCCCCCTGCCCGGTGGCGAGCTGCTCTCCCGCGTCGTCCCGCCGGGCGCCGCCCTCTGGGCCCGCCTGGCCACCGCCGCGCAGGCACTCGGGGTCGGACTCACCCTGCTGGACAGAACGGTCGCCCATGTCAAGCAGCGGATCCAGTTCGGCGTGCCCACGGGCTCCTTCCAGGCCGTCAAGCACCGTCTCGCGGACGCGAAGATCGCCCTGGAGTTCGCGCGTCCGCTGCTGTTCGGCGCCGCGCTGACCATGGCCCCGGCGGATGTGGCCGCCGCGAAGACCGCCGCCTGCGAGGCCGCGTACACCACCGCGCGTGCGGCGCTGCAACTGCACGGCGCGATCGGCTACACCGCGGAGTACGACCTCTCGCTGTGGCTGACCAAGGCCCGTGCCCTGCGCACCGCCTGGGGCGCGCCGCACGAGTGCCGGGCCACCGTCGTCGACGCCGGTGCGCCCTGCCCTTGA
- a CDS encoding VWA domain-containing protein, giving the protein MAAISLSKVEETAPALVSLYKSAGDSLSRHGLDGQRAAVYLVVDHSLSMRPHFRNGSVQALADRVLGLSAHLDDDGRVPVVFFFTDIDAVTDIALADHSGRIQRVAAGLGRMGRTNYHLAMDAVIDHYLDSGAEDPALVVFQTDGGPSRRLAAERYLCKAAKLPLFWQFVGFGDPGSDQFDFLRRLDELAVPDKRVVDNAGFFPAGADPRQVSDKELYDRLVGDFPKWLVAARVQGIVR; this is encoded by the coding sequence GTGGCCGCGATCAGTCTGAGCAAGGTGGAGGAGACGGCGCCCGCGCTGGTCAGCCTCTACAAGAGTGCCGGGGACTCGCTGTCCAGGCACGGCCTCGACGGGCAGCGGGCCGCCGTCTACCTGGTGGTCGACCACTCCCTCTCCATGAGACCCCACTTCAGGAACGGGAGTGTTCAGGCGCTCGCCGACCGGGTGCTCGGGCTGTCGGCGCATCTCGACGACGACGGGCGGGTGCCCGTGGTGTTCTTCTTCACGGACATCGACGCGGTCACCGACATCGCCCTCGCCGACCACTCCGGCCGCATCCAGCGGGTCGCGGCCGGGCTCGGCCGCATGGGCAGGACCAATTACCACCTCGCGATGGACGCCGTCATCGACCACTACCTCGACAGCGGCGCCGAGGACCCCGCGCTCGTGGTCTTCCAGACGGACGGCGGCCCGAGCAGGAGGCTCGCCGCGGAACGCTACCTGTGCAAGGCGGCCAAGCTCCCCCTCTTCTGGCAGTTCGTCGGCTTCGGGGACCCCGGCAGCGACCAGTTCGACTTCCTGCGCCGGCTCGACGAGCTCGCGGTGCCGGACAAGCGGGTCGTCGACAACGCCGGCTTCTTCCCCGCCGGCGCGGACCCGCGTCAGGTGTCCGACAAGGAGCTGTACGACCGGCTGGTGGGCGACTTTCCGAAGTGGCTGGTGGCGGCGCGGGTGCAGGGGATCGTGCGCTGA
- a CDS encoding glutamate synthase subunit beta encodes MADPKGFLNHGREVAKSRPVDERVRDWNEVYVPGSLLPIISKQASRCMDCGIPFCHNGCPLGNLIPEWNDYAYREDWAAASERLHATNNFPEFTGRLCPAPCESACVLGINQPPVTIKNVEVSIIDKAWETGDVSPQIPERLSGKTVAVIGSGPAGLAAAQQLTRAGHTVAVYERADRVGGLLRYGIPEFKMEKRHINRRIEQMRAEGTRFRTGIEIGRDLKATDLKKRYDAVVLAVGATTARDLPVPGRELKGIYQAMEYLPLSNKVQEGDYVTSPISAEGKHVVVIGGGDTGADCVGTAHRQGAASVTQLEIMPRPNDERHPTSQPWPTFPILYKVTSAHEEGGERIYSASTTHFEGDEDGNVQWLHLAEVEFVDGKLTQKPGTERKIPAQLVTLAMGFTGTDRVNGLVEQFGLELDERGNIARDADFQTNVPGVFVAGDAGRGQSLIVWAIAEGRSAARGVDRYLTGASDLPAPIRPTDRALMV; translated from the coding sequence ATGGCTGACCCGAAGGGCTTCTTGAACCACGGCCGCGAGGTCGCCAAGTCCCGCCCGGTCGACGAGCGCGTCAGGGACTGGAACGAGGTCTACGTTCCCGGCTCGCTGCTGCCGATCATCAGCAAGCAGGCCAGCCGGTGCATGGACTGCGGCATCCCGTTCTGCCACAACGGCTGTCCCCTGGGGAACCTGATCCCCGAGTGGAACGACTACGCCTACCGCGAGGACTGGGCCGCCGCCTCCGAGCGCCTGCACGCCACGAACAACTTCCCGGAGTTCACCGGCCGGCTGTGCCCGGCGCCGTGCGAGTCGGCGTGCGTGCTCGGCATCAACCAGCCGCCGGTCACCATCAAGAACGTCGAGGTCTCGATCATCGACAAGGCGTGGGAGACCGGTGACGTCTCCCCGCAGATCCCCGAGCGCCTCTCGGGCAAGACGGTCGCGGTCATCGGCTCGGGCCCGGCGGGCCTGGCCGCCGCCCAGCAGCTCACGCGGGCGGGCCACACCGTGGCGGTGTACGAGCGCGCCGACCGCGTCGGCGGCCTGCTGCGCTACGGCATCCCCGAGTTCAAGATGGAGAAGCGGCACATCAACCGCCGTATCGAGCAGATGCGCGCGGAGGGCACCCGCTTCCGTACCGGCATCGAGATCGGCCGCGACCTGAAGGCGACCGACCTGAAGAAGCGGTACGACGCGGTGGTGCTGGCCGTCGGCGCGACGACCGCACGCGACCTGCCGGTCCCCGGCCGCGAGCTCAAGGGCATCTACCAGGCGATGGAGTACCTGCCCCTGTCCAACAAGGTGCAGGAGGGCGACTACGTCACCTCGCCGATCTCGGCCGAGGGCAAGCACGTCGTCGTCATCGGCGGCGGCGACACCGGCGCGGACTGCGTGGGCACCGCCCACCGTCAGGGCGCGGCCTCCGTCACCCAGCTGGAGATCATGCCCCGCCCGAACGACGAGCGGCACCCGACGAGCCAGCCCTGGCCGACCTTCCCGATCCTCTACAAGGTCACCTCGGCCCACGAGGAGGGCGGCGAGCGGATCTACTCCGCCTCCACCACCCACTTCGAGGGCGACGAGGACGGCAACGTGCAGTGGCTGCACCTGGCCGAGGTCGAGTTCGTCGACGGCAAGCTGACCCAGAAGCCGGGCACCGAGCGCAAGATCCCCGCCCAGCTGGTCACCCTCGCCATGGGCTTCACCGGCACCGACCGGGTCAACGGCCTGGTGGAGCAGTTCGGCCTGGAACTCGACGAGCGCGGCAACATCGCCCGCGACGCCGACTTCCAGACCAACGTGCCGGGCGTGTTCGTCGCCGGTGACGCGGGCCGCGGCCAGTCGCTCATCGTGTGGGCGATCGCCGAGGGCCGCTCGGCTGCGCGCGGCGTGGACCGCTACCTGACCGGCGCCAGCGACCTGCCGGCCCCGATCCGCCCGACGGACCGCGCCCTGATGGTCTGA
- the gltB gene encoding glutamate synthase large subunit, protein MYDPRNEHDACGVGFVATLTGEASHALVEQALTVLRNLEHRGATGSEPDSGDGAGLLSQVPDAFLREVAGFELPEAGGYAVGIAFLPQEGTEDAVSRIETIAADEDLTVLGWREVPVAPELLGATARSTMPAFRQLFVTDGASKGIDLDRRAFVLRKRAEREAGVYFPSLSARTLVYKGMLTTGQLEPFFPDLSDRRFASAIALVHSRFSTNTFPSWPLAHPYRFVAHNGEINTVQGNRNWMVARESQLVSALFGDQEKLERIFPICTPGASDSASFDEVLELLHLGGRSLPHSVLMMIPEAWENHDSMDPGRRAFYQFHSTMMEPWDGPACVTFTDGTQVGAVLDRNGLRPGRYWVTDDGLVVLGSEVGVLDIDPAKVVRKGRLQPGRMFLVDTAEHRIIEDDEIKASLAAEQPYAEWLEAGEIELGDLPEREHIVHTHASVTRRQQTFGYTEEELRVLLAPMARTGAEPIGSMGTDSPIAALSERPRLLFDYFTQLFAQVTNPPLDAIREELVTSLRSSLGPQGNLLEPTAASCRSVVLPFPVIDNDELAKLIHINADGDMPGFKAATLSGLYRVGGGGEALAARIDEICAEADAAIGNGARLIVLSDRHSDAEHAPIPSLLLTAAVHHHLIRTKQRTHVGLLVEAGDVREVHHVALLIGYGAAAVNPYLAMESVEDLLRAGTFINGIEPEKAIKNLIYALGKGVLKVMSKMGISTVASYRGAQVFEAVGLDETFVEKYFNGTTTKIGGVGIDVIAKEVAARHAKAYPASGIAPAHRALEIGGEYQWRREGEPHLFDPETVFRLQHSTRTGRYDIFKKYTSRVNEQSERLMTLRGLFGFTSDREPIPIDEVEPVSAIVKRFSTGAMSYGSISKEAHETLAIAMNQLGGKSNTGEGGEDPERLYDPARRSSIKQVASGRFGVTSEYLVNSDDIQIKMAQGAKPGEGGQLPGHKVYPWVAKTRHSTPGVGLISPPPHHDIYSIEDLAQLIHDLKNANPQARIHVKLVSEVGVGTVAAGVSKAHADVVLISGHDGGTGASPLTSLKHAGGPWELGLAETQQTLLLNGLRDRIVVQTDGQLKTGRDVVIAALLGAEEFGFATAPLVVSGCVMMRVCHLDTCPVGIATQNPVLRERFAGKAEFVVNFFQFIAEEVRELLAELGFRSIEEAVGHAEVLDVTRAVDHWKAQGLDLQPLFHVPELPEGAVRHQVIAQDHGLEKALDNELIRLAADALAASGPGDAQPVRAQVAIRNINRTVGTMLGHEVTKKFGGAGLPDDTIDITFTGSAGQSFGAFVPRGITLRLEGDANDYVGKGLSGGRIVVRPDRAADHLAEYSVIAGNTLAYGATGGEMFLRGKTGERFCVRNSGALVVSEGVGDHGCEYMTGGHAVVLGETGRNFAAGMSGGVAYVIDLDRDNVNVGNLESIEALDDTDKQWLHEVVRRHQEETGSTVAEKLLAEWDTAVERFSKIIPSTYKAVLAAKDAAERAGLSETEITEKMMEAAING, encoded by the coding sequence ATGTACGACCCCCGCAACGAGCACGACGCCTGCGGCGTCGGCTTCGTGGCCACCCTCACCGGCGAGGCGAGCCATGCGCTGGTCGAGCAGGCGCTCACGGTGCTGCGCAACCTGGAACACCGCGGGGCCACCGGCTCCGAGCCCGACTCGGGCGACGGCGCGGGCCTGCTCTCCCAGGTGCCCGACGCGTTCCTGCGCGAGGTGGCCGGATTCGAGCTGCCCGAGGCCGGCGGATACGCGGTCGGCATCGCCTTCCTGCCCCAGGAGGGAACCGAGGACGCCGTCTCGCGCATCGAGACGATCGCGGCCGACGAGGACCTGACCGTACTCGGCTGGCGCGAGGTCCCGGTCGCCCCCGAGCTCCTCGGCGCCACCGCCCGCTCCACGATGCCCGCCTTCCGCCAGCTGTTCGTCACCGACGGCGCGAGCAAGGGCATCGACCTCGACCGCAGGGCGTTCGTGCTGCGCAAGCGCGCCGAGCGCGAGGCCGGCGTCTACTTCCCGTCGCTGTCGGCCCGCACCCTCGTGTACAAGGGCATGCTCACCACCGGCCAGTTGGAGCCCTTCTTCCCGGACCTGTCCGACCGCCGCTTCGCCTCGGCCATCGCCCTCGTCCACTCGCGCTTCTCGACGAACACCTTCCCGAGCTGGCCGCTCGCGCACCCCTACCGCTTCGTCGCGCACAACGGTGAGATCAACACCGTCCAGGGCAACCGCAACTGGATGGTCGCCCGCGAGTCCCAGCTCGTCTCCGCCCTCTTCGGCGACCAGGAGAAGCTGGAGAGGATCTTCCCGATCTGCACGCCCGGCGCCTCCGACTCCGCCTCCTTCGACGAGGTCCTGGAGCTGCTCCACCTCGGCGGCCGCTCGCTGCCGCACTCCGTGCTGATGATGATCCCGGAGGCGTGGGAGAACCACGACTCCATGGACCCGGGCCGGCGCGCCTTCTACCAGTTCCACTCCACGATGATGGAGCCCTGGGACGGCCCCGCCTGCGTCACCTTCACCGACGGCACCCAGGTCGGCGCCGTGCTCGACCGCAACGGTCTGCGTCCCGGCCGCTACTGGGTCACCGACGACGGCCTCGTCGTCCTCGGCTCCGAGGTCGGCGTCCTCGACATCGACCCCGCGAAGGTCGTCCGCAAGGGCCGCCTGCAGCCCGGCCGCATGTTCCTCGTCGACACCGCCGAGCACCGCATCATCGAGGACGACGAGATCAAGGCGAGCCTCGCCGCCGAGCAGCCCTACGCCGAGTGGCTGGAGGCCGGCGAGATCGAGCTGGGCGACCTGCCCGAGCGCGAGCACATCGTGCACACGCACGCCTCGGTCACCCGCCGCCAGCAGACCTTCGGCTACACCGAGGAGGAGCTGCGCGTCCTCCTCGCGCCGATGGCCCGCACCGGCGCCGAGCCGATCGGCTCCATGGGAACCGACTCGCCGATCGCCGCGCTCTCCGAGCGTCCGCGGCTGCTCTTCGACTACTTCACCCAGCTGTTCGCGCAGGTCACCAACCCGCCGCTGGACGCCATCCGCGAGGAGCTGGTCACCTCGCTGCGCTCCTCGCTGGGCCCGCAGGGCAACCTGCTGGAGCCGACCGCCGCCTCCTGCCGGTCCGTCGTGCTGCCCTTCCCGGTGATCGACAACGACGAGCTGGCCAAGCTCATCCACATCAACGCCGACGGCGACATGCCCGGCTTCAAGGCCGCGACCCTGTCCGGCCTGTACCGGGTCGGCGGTGGCGGCGAGGCCCTCGCCGCGCGCATCGACGAGATCTGCGCCGAGGCCGACGCCGCCATCGGCAACGGCGCCCGCCTGATCGTCCTGTCCGACCGGCACTCCGACGCCGAGCACGCGCCGATCCCGTCGCTGCTGCTCACCGCGGCCGTCCACCACCACCTCATCCGGACCAAGCAGCGCACCCACGTGGGCCTGCTGGTCGAGGCCGGCGACGTCCGCGAGGTCCATCACGTCGCCCTGCTCATCGGCTACGGCGCCGCCGCCGTCAACCCGTACCTGGCGATGGAGTCGGTCGAGGACCTGCTGCGCGCCGGCACCTTCATCAACGGCATCGAGCCGGAGAAGGCCATCAAGAACCTGATCTACGCCCTCGGCAAGGGCGTGCTGAAGGTCATGTCGAAGATGGGCATCTCCACCGTCGCCTCCTACCGCGGCGCCCAGGTCTTCGAGGCCGTCGGCCTGGACGAGACCTTCGTCGAGAAGTACTTCAACGGCACGACCACCAAGATCGGCGGCGTCGGCATCGACGTCATCGCCAAGGAGGTCGCCGCCCGCCACGCGAAGGCGTACCCGGCCAGCGGCATCGCGCCCGCGCACCGCGCGCTGGAGATCGGCGGCGAGTACCAGTGGCGCCGCGAGGGCGAGCCGCACCTGTTCGACCCGGAGACGGTCTTCCGCCTGCAGCACTCCACGCGCACCGGCCGCTACGACATCTTCAAGAAGTACACGTCCCGCGTGAACGAGCAGTCCGAGCGCCTGATGACGCTGCGCGGCCTGTTCGGCTTCACGTCCGACCGCGAGCCGATCCCCATCGACGAGGTCGAGCCGGTCTCCGCGATCGTCAAGCGCTTCTCCACGGGCGCCATGTCGTACGGCTCCATCTCCAAGGAGGCGCACGAGACCCTCGCCATCGCCATGAACCAGCTGGGCGGCAAGTCCAACACCGGTGAGGGCGGCGAGGACCCGGAGCGCCTGTACGACCCGGCGCGCCGGTCGTCGATCAAGCAGGTGGCCTCCGGCCGCTTCGGTGTGACGAGCGAGTACCTCGTCAACTCCGACGACATCCAGATCAAGATGGCCCAGGGCGCCAAGCCCGGCGAGGGAGGCCAGCTGCCCGGCCACAAGGTGTACCCGTGGGTCGCCAAGACACGTCACTCGACGCCGGGCGTGGGCCTCATCTCCCCGCCGCCGCACCACGACATCTACTCCATCGAGGACCTGGCCCAGCTGATCCACGACCTGAAGAACGCGAACCCGCAGGCGCGGATCCACGTGAAGCTGGTCTCCGAGGTCGGCGTCGGCACGGTCGCCGCGGGTGTGTCCAAGGCGCACGCGGACGTCGTGCTGATCTCGGGTCACGACGGCGGTACGGGTGCTTCGCCGCTCACGAGCCTGAAGCACGCCGGCGGTCCCTGGGAGCTGGGTCTCGCCGAGACCCAGCAGACGCTGCTGCTCAACGGCCTGCGCGACCGCATCGTCGTGCAGACCGACGGTCAGCTGAAGACCGGACGGGACGTGGTCATCGCCGCGCTGCTGGGCGCCGAGGAGTTCGGTTTCGCGACCGCGCCGCTCGTCGTCTCCGGCTGCGTCATGATGCGCGTCTGCCACCTGGACACCTGCCCGGTCGGCATCGCCACCCAGAACCCGGTGCTGCGCGAGCGGTTCGCCGGCAAGGCCGAGTTCGTCGTGAACTTCTTCCAGTTCATCGCCGAGGAGGTCCGCGAGCTGCTGGCCGAGCTGGGCTTCCGCTCCATCGAGGAGGCCGTCGGCCACGCCGAGGTCCTCGACGTGACCCGCGCGGTCGACCACTGGAAGGCGCAGGGCCTGGACCTCCAGCCGCTGTTCCACGTGCCCGAGCTGCCCGAGGGCGCGGTGCGCCACCAGGTGATCGCCCAGGACCACGGTCTGGAGAAGGCGCTCGACAACGAGCTGATCAGGCTCGCCGCCGACGCGCTGGCCGCCTCCGGGCCGGGCGACGCCCAGCCGGTGCGCGCCCAGGTCGCCATCCGCAACATCAACCGCACGGTCGGCACCATGCTCGGCCACGAGGTGACGAAGAAGTTCGGCGGCGCGGGCCTGCCCGACGACACCATCGACATCACCTTCACCGGCTCCGCCGGCCAGTCCTTCGGCGCCTTCGTCCCGCGCGGCATCACGCTGCGCCTGGAGGGCGACGCGAACGACTACGTCGGCAAGGGCCTGTCCGGCGGCCGGATCGTCGTCCGCCCGGACCGCGCGGCCGACCACCTCGCCGAGTACAGCGTCATCGCGGGCAACACCCTCGCCTACGGCGCGACCGGCGGCGAGATGTTCCTGCGCGGCAAGACCGGCGAGCGGTTCTGCGTCCGCAACTCCGGCGCGCTGGTCGTCTCCGAGGGCGTGGGCGACCACGGCTGCGAGTACATGACCGGCGGCCACGCGGTCGTCCTCGGCGAGACGGGCCGCAACTTCGCGGCCGGCATGTCCGGCGGCGTCGCCTACGTCATCGACCTCGACCGCGACAACGTCAACGTCGGCAACCTGGAGTCGATCGAGGCGCTGGACGACACGGACAAGCAGTGGCTGCACGAGGTGGTGCGCCGCCACCAGGAGGAGACGGGCTCGACCGTCGCCGAGAAGCTGCTGGCCGAGTGGGACACCGCCGTGGAGCGCTTCAGCAAGATCATCCCCAGCACGTACAAGGCAGTGCTCGCCGCCAAGGACGCCGCCGAGCGAGCCGGTCTGTCCGAGACCGAGATCACCGAGAAGATGATGGAGGCGGCGATCAATGGCTGA
- a CDS encoding VIT1/CCC1 transporter family protein produces the protein MAILDTEATLHEAHRDNHTHRDVNGGWLRPAVFGAMDGLVSNLALMTGVAGGAVSRQTIVLTGLAGLAAGAFSMAAGEYTSVASQRELVEAELDVERRELRKHPQDEEDELAALYVARGVEAELAREVARQLSKDPEQALEIHAREELGIDPGDLPSPLVAAVSSFGSFALGALLPVLPYLLGATVLWPAVLLALFGLFTCGAVVAKVTARTWWYSGLRQLALGGAAAGVTYVLGTLFGTAVG, from the coding sequence ATGGCCATCCTCGACACCGAAGCGACACTGCACGAGGCGCACCGCGACAACCACACCCACCGTGATGTGAACGGCGGCTGGCTGCGCCCGGCGGTCTTCGGTGCGATGGACGGCCTGGTCTCCAACCTCGCCCTGATGACCGGTGTCGCGGGCGGTGCGGTGAGCCGGCAGACCATCGTTCTCACGGGGCTCGCGGGCCTGGCCGCCGGCGCCTTCTCCATGGCGGCCGGCGAGTACACCTCGGTCGCCTCGCAGCGCGAGCTCGTCGAGGCCGAGCTCGACGTGGAGCGGCGGGAGCTGCGCAAGCACCCGCAGGACGAGGAGGACGAGCTCGCCGCACTGTACGTGGCGCGGGGCGTCGAGGCCGAGCTGGCCCGGGAGGTGGCCCGGCAGCTGTCGAAGGACCCGGAGCAGGCCCTGGAGATACACGCCCGCGAGGAGCTGGGCATCGACCCCGGCGACCTGCCCTCCCCGCTGGTCGCCGCGGTGTCCTCCTTCGGGTCGTTCGCGCTGGGCGCGCTGCTGCCGGTGCTGCCGTACCTGCTGGGTGCCACCGTGCTGTGGCCGGCCGTGCTGCTCGCGCTCTTCGGCTTGTTCACCTGCGGTGCGGTGGTGGCCAAGGTGACCGCGCGCACCTGGTGGTACAGCGGTCTGCGGCAGCTCGCCCTGGGCGGGGCCGCGGCAGGTGTGACGTACGTCCTGGGCACCCTGTTCGGCACGGCCGTAGGATGA